The Hyphomonadaceae bacterium ML37 genome includes a region encoding these proteins:
- a CDS encoding peroxiredoxin, translated as MTIKTGDALPDVTFMTMTADGPAPMSTADAFKGKRVALFAVPGAFTPTCSAKHLPGFIAKADELKAKGIDRIACTSVNDVFVMGAWAKDQGAGEDVLMLADGNGQFASAIGLELDGSKFGMGPRSQRYAMVVNDGVVEHLFVEAGGGFEVSSADYMLGKL; from the coding sequence ATGACCATCAAGACCGGCGACGCCCTGCCTGACGTGACCTTCATGACCATGACCGCGGACGGCCCGGCGCCCATGTCCACGGCGGACGCCTTCAAGGGCAAGCGCGTGGCGCTGTTCGCGGTGCCCGGCGCCTTCACCCCCACCTGTTCGGCCAAGCATCTGCCGGGCTTCATCGCCAAGGCGGACGAGCTGAAAGCCAAAGGCATCGACCGGATCGCCTGCACCTCGGTCAATGATGTGTTCGTCATGGGCGCCTGGGCCAAGGATCAGGGCGCGGGCGAGGATGTACTCATGCTCGCCGACGGCAACGGCCAGTTCGCCTCGGCCATCGGTCTGGAGCTCGACGGGTCGAAATTCGGCATGGGCCCGCGCTCCCAGCGCTACGCCATGGTCGTCAATGACGGTGTGGTCGAGCATCTCTTCGTCGAAGCGGGCGGCGGCTTCGAAGTCTCCAGCGCCGACTACATGCTGGGCAAGCTCTAG
- a CDS encoding TetR/AcrR family transcriptional regulator, translating into MSALETRTRIMDAALAALPAEGFEGLSIGRLAARTGLSKSGLFAHFGGQGALQIAVIDAAAARFDAMVTRPVLAEADTLERLKLLAQLWLAWVTTDGQGRPCPLMQAAMSAPGLADEAGGHARAVRARFHPFVTRLARRAVQAGQLRKDTDPQRFAFRFEALGLAAGLHALSDDPARVHACAEAEYAALFEEFAA; encoded by the coding sequence ATGAGCGCGCTCGAGACCCGCACCCGCATAATGGACGCCGCCCTGGCCGCCTTGCCGGCGGAGGGATTTGAAGGTCTGTCTATTGGTCGCCTAGCGGCGCGCACCGGTCTGTCAAAGAGCGGCCTGTTTGCGCATTTCGGCGGGCAAGGCGCGCTGCAGATCGCAGTCATTGATGCGGCGGCGGCGCGGTTTGACGCCATGGTGACGCGCCCGGTGCTGGCGGAAGCGGACACTCTGGAGCGCCTGAAACTGCTGGCGCAGCTATGGCTCGCCTGGGTCACGACGGACGGGCAGGGCCGGCCCTGTCCGCTGATGCAGGCGGCGATGAGTGCGCCGGGGCTGGCCGATGAGGCGGGCGGACATGCCCGCGCCGTCCGGGCGCGCTTCCATCCCTTTGTCACGAGGCTGGCGCGCCGCGCCGTGCAAGCCGGGCAGCTGCGCAAGGACACCGATCCGCAGCGCTTCGCCTTCCGGTTTGAAGCGCTGGGCCTGGCGGCGGGGCTGCATGCCCTGAGCGATGACCCGGCGCGGGTGCACGCTTGCGCTGAGGCGGAATACGCCGCCCTGTTTGAGGAGTTCGCGGCGTGA
- the katG gene encoding catalase/peroxidase HPI yields MDGNSAGKCPVMHGGLTSAGSPVTHWWPKSLNLDILHQHDTRSNPLGKEFDYRKEVRTLDFDAVKQDLHALMTDSQEWWPADWGHYGGLMIRLAWHSAGTYRLADGRGGGGTGNIRFAPLNSWPDNGNLDKARRLLWPVKKKYGAKLSWADLILLAGNVAYESMGLKTYGFSFGRADIWHPEKDTYWGAEKDWLPPSESRYDNVDDPSTMENPLAAVQMGLIYVNPEGVNGQPDPLKTAAQVRETFARMAMDDEETAALTCGGHTVGKAHGNGDASTLGAEPEGADLETQGFGWMNPNLGGKAANAITSGLEGAWTTEPTRWDMGYFKLLFGYEWEVKRSPAGASQWQPVNIREEDMPVDATDPSVRRMPIMTDADMAMKMDPKYRAICERFMADPDYFSDTFARAWFKLTHRDLGPRERYIGPEAPTEDLIWQDPVPAGSTSYDVNAVKAKIAASGLSVSDMVATAWDSARTFRGSDLRGGANGARIRLAPQKDWDGNEPARLPKVLSVLEPIAKGAGASLADVIVLAGNVGVEQAAKAAGVSIDVPFSPGRGDASAEQTDADSFEVLEPVADGFRNWLKKDYAVQPEEMLLDRAQLMGLTAPEMTCLLGGMRVIGANHGGTKHGVFTDREGALTTDFFVNLTDMSYSWVPKGANLYDIVERKCGKTRFTATRVDLVFGSNSILRAYAEVYAQDDAREKFVTDFVTTWTKVMNADRFDLA; encoded by the coding sequence ATGGACGGTAACAGCGCAGGTAAATGCCCCGTCATGCATGGCGGCCTGACTTCAGCAGGCTCGCCGGTCACACACTGGTGGCCCAAATCGCTCAATCTGGACATCCTGCATCAGCACGACACCCGGTCCAATCCGCTGGGCAAGGAATTCGACTACCGCAAGGAGGTCCGGACGCTGGACTTTGATGCGGTGAAGCAGGACTTGCATGCCCTGATGACGGACAGTCAGGAATGGTGGCCGGCCGACTGGGGCCATTATGGCGGTCTGATGATCCGCCTTGCCTGGCACTCGGCGGGCACCTATCGGCTTGCTGACGGGCGCGGTGGCGGCGGCACAGGCAATATCCGCTTTGCTCCGCTGAACTCCTGGCCGGATAACGGCAATCTGGACAAGGCGCGCCGCCTGCTCTGGCCGGTGAAGAAGAAGTACGGCGCCAAGCTGAGCTGGGCCGACCTGATCCTTCTGGCCGGCAATGTCGCCTATGAATCCATGGGCCTGAAGACCTATGGCTTCTCCTTCGGTCGCGCAGACATCTGGCACCCGGAAAAGGACACCTATTGGGGCGCAGAGAAGGATTGGCTGCCGCCGAGCGAAAGCCGGTATGACAATGTCGATGATCCCTCGACCATGGAAAACCCGCTGGCAGCGGTTCAGATGGGCCTCATCTACGTCAATCCGGAAGGCGTGAACGGCCAGCCCGATCCGCTGAAAACGGCCGCCCAGGTTCGCGAGACCTTCGCGCGCATGGCGATGGACGACGAGGAAACCGCAGCCCTCACCTGCGGCGGCCACACCGTGGGCAAGGCCCACGGCAATGGCGATGCCTCCACGCTGGGCGCGGAGCCGGAAGGCGCTGATCTTGAGACCCAGGGCTTTGGCTGGATGAACCCGAATCTCGGCGGCAAGGCGGCTAACGCCATCACGTCCGGCCTTGAAGGGGCCTGGACGACGGAGCCCACCAGGTGGGACATGGGCTATTTCAAGCTGCTGTTCGGCTATGAGTGGGAAGTGAAGAGAAGCCCGGCCGGCGCGTCGCAATGGCAGCCCGTCAATATCAGGGAAGAGGACATGCCGGTTGACGCTACCGATCCGTCGGTGCGCCGCATGCCGATCATGACCGACGCCGACATGGCGATGAAGATGGATCCCAAGTATCGGGCCATCTGCGAGCGGTTCATGGCCGATCCGGACTACTTCTCGGATACGTTTGCGCGGGCCTGGTTCAAGCTGACCCACCGCGATCTGGGGCCGAGAGAGCGCTATATCGGCCCGGAAGCGCCCACCGAAGACCTTATCTGGCAGGATCCCGTTCCGGCGGGTTCGACCTCCTACGACGTCAATGCCGTCAAGGCGAAGATCGCCGCAAGCGGGCTGTCGGTGTCCGATATGGTCGCCACCGCCTGGGACAGCGCGCGGACCTTCCGGGGCTCTGACCTGCGCGGCGGCGCCAATGGCGCGCGCATCCGCCTAGCCCCGCAAAAGGACTGGGACGGCAATGAGCCGGCCCGTCTGCCCAAAGTGCTGTCCGTGCTGGAGCCGATCGCCAAGGGCGCCGGCGCGAGCCTGGCGGATGTGATCGTGCTGGCCGGCAATGTCGGTGTGGAGCAGGCCGCGAAAGCTGCAGGCGTCTCAATCGATGTGCCGTTCAGCCCCGGCCGCGGTGACGCCAGCGCCGAGCAGACCGATGCGGACTCCTTTGAGGTGCTGGAACCGGTGGCCGATGGCTTCCGCAACTGGCTGAAGAAGGACTATGCGGTTCAGCCCGAAGAAATGCTGCTCGACCGGGCCCAGCTCATGGGCCTGACCGCGCCGGAGATGACCTGTCTTCTGGGTGGCATGCGCGTCATCGGCGCCAATCACGGTGGGACGAAACATGGCGTGTTCACGGACCGGGAAGGCGCTCTGACGACCGACTTCTTCGTGAACCTGACCGACATGTCCTATAGCTGGGTTCCCAAGGGCGCCAATCTCTACGACATTGTAGAACGCAAGTGCGGCAAGACCCGCTTTACGGCCACCCGCGTGGACCTGGTGTTCGGCTCGAACTCCATCCTGCGCGCCTATGCGGAAGTCTACGCTCAGGATGACGCCAGGGAAAAATTTGTGACCGACTTCGTGACAACCTGGACCAAGGTCATGAACGCCGACCGTTTCGATCTCGCCTGA
- a CDS encoding penicillin acylase family protein translates to MNWKLLAAGAALVWAGGCESLPAPSNWMGARESAQETSGGTVRETAPAFEAEILRSAYGVPHIIAADHGGLGYGLGYAAAQDNICEIADRMITVRGERAAFLGAGSQNANVASDLFHRGAASPAVVEAYLNGPDGHPDTPSEEARAFVAGFAAGINRYLQETGVDDLTDPRCRGAAWVRPVSDIYVWLSALIAPFGNPISSVANAAPPADPAPVTEARLDPDFDAPVMGSNAYGLGREATRGGRGALLGNPHYPWNGTLRFYRSHLIIPGELNVVGAGLITTPFPGIGHTEHLAWTHTVSTARRFGYFELTLDPQDPTRYLVDGEYREMTRQDVTLDVRGEDGALTPVTRTLYSTEFGPLVVTGDLPWTRERAYARAAPSEGLRTIDQYLAVWAARDVRDLHDALGRYQATAFNTIAADASGEAFHGDMGMVPHVTSELIAACAPSPAARGAWASLRIPVLDASRPECRWGSDPDATRPGVFGPSSAPAIFRDDWVAQSNDSHWLSQPAAPMTGYSPVYGDETGARSLRTRLAIDMIEQRLAGADGLGEPGFDLETITAAMFSNRHHGGELVRDGLAALCRDEGGAELEAVCATLEGWDLRVDRDSRGVLLFNLFVEAGGLQWRQGFDPADPVRTPHTLDVSDPAVLAALRTAAGQLEALGIAPDARLGDVQAEMRGEERIEIHGATRGMGVFNMIIPEAPRPQVGSQRVLHGSSWIMAVEFTEEGPRSRGLLSYSQSTDPTSPHYGDQTRLYSDKGWDELYFDEAAARANAVSARTLRE, encoded by the coding sequence ATGAACTGGAAGCTTCTGGCGGCGGGGGCCGCTCTGGTCTGGGCGGGCGGATGTGAAAGCCTGCCAGCACCGTCAAACTGGATGGGCGCGCGCGAGTCGGCTCAGGAGACCAGCGGCGGGACCGTTCGCGAGACCGCGCCGGCGTTCGAGGCCGAGATTCTGCGCAGCGCCTATGGTGTGCCCCATATCATCGCCGCCGATCATGGCGGGCTGGGTTATGGTCTCGGCTATGCCGCAGCGCAGGACAATATCTGCGAGATCGCCGACCGGATGATCACGGTGCGCGGCGAGCGCGCGGCCTTCCTCGGGGCCGGATCGCAGAACGCCAATGTCGCCTCGGACCTGTTCCATCGCGGCGCGGCGAGCCCGGCGGTGGTGGAAGCCTATCTGAACGGCCCGGACGGCCATCCTGATACGCCCAGCGAAGAGGCGCGCGCCTTCGTGGCGGGCTTCGCGGCGGGCATTAATCGCTATTTGCAAGAGACCGGTGTGGATGACCTGACCGACCCGCGCTGCCGTGGCGCGGCCTGGGTGCGTCCGGTGTCGGACATCTATGTCTGGTTGAGCGCCCTGATCGCCCCGTTCGGCAATCCCATCTCCTCCGTGGCCAACGCCGCCCCTCCTGCGGACCCGGCGCCGGTGACCGAGGCGCGCCTCGACCCAGATTTCGATGCGCCGGTGATGGGCAGCAACGCCTATGGTCTGGGGCGGGAAGCGACGCGCGGCGGGCGCGGCGCGCTGCTGGGCAATCCGCATTATCCCTGGAACGGGACGCTGCGCTTTTACCGCTCCCACCTGATCATTCCGGGCGAGTTGAATGTGGTGGGCGCGGGCCTCATCACCACGCCATTTCCCGGCATCGGCCACACCGAACATCTGGCCTGGACCCACACCGTCTCCACGGCGCGCCGGTTCGGCTATTTTGAACTGACCCTCGATCCACAAGACCCCACCCGCTACCTGGTCGACGGCGAGTATCGCGAGATGACGCGCCAGGATGTGACGCTGGACGTGCGGGGCGAAGACGGCGCGCTGACGCCGGTCACCCGCACGCTGTACTCGACCGAATTCGGGCCGCTGGTGGTCACCGGCGATCTGCCGTGGACGCGCGAGCGCGCCTATGCCCGCGCGGCGCCCAGCGAGGGGTTGCGCACCATTGACCAGTATCTGGCGGTCTGGGCGGCGCGTGATGTGCGCGACCTGCACGACGCGCTGGGCCGCTATCAGGCGACGGCGTTCAACACGATCGCTGCTGACGCGTCGGGCGAGGCGTTTCACGGCGATATGGGCATGGTCCCGCACGTGACATCCGAGCTGATCGCCGCGTGCGCGCCCTCGCCCGCAGCGCGGGGCGCCTGGGCGTCCTTGCGCATTCCGGTGCTGGACGCGTCGCGGCCCGAATGCCGCTGGGGCAGCGACCCGGACGCGACCCGTCCCGGCGTGTTCGGACCGTCCAGTGCGCCGGCGATTTTCCGTGATGACTGGGTGGCCCAGAGCAATGACAGCCACTGGCTCAGCCAGCCGGCCGCGCCCATGACCGGATACAGCCCGGTCTATGGCGACGAGACCGGCGCGCGCAGCCTGCGCACGCGCCTCGCCATCGACATGATCGAGCAGCGCCTGGCCGGCGCCGACGGGTTGGGCGAGCCGGGCTTTGATCTTGAGACGATCACTGCGGCCATGTTCTCCAACCGCCACCATGGCGGCGAGCTGGTGCGTGACGGTCTGGCCGCCCTGTGCCGTGATGAGGGCGGGGCGGAGCTGGAGGCGGTTTGCGCCACGCTGGAAGGCTGGGACTTGCGCGTGGACCGCGACAGCCGCGGCGTTTTGTTATTCAACCTGTTCGTCGAGGCGGGCGGGCTCCAGTGGCGCCAGGGCTTTGACCCGGCTGATCCTGTGCGTACGCCCCACACGCTGGATGTCTCTGACCCGGCGGTGCTGGCGGCCCTGCGCACAGCGGCAGGTCAGCTTGAGGCGCTGGGGATTGCGCCCGACGCGCGCCTGGGCGACGTCCAGGCGGAGATGCGGGGCGAGGAGCGCATTGAGATCCACGGCGCCACGCGCGGAATGGGCGTGTTCAACATGATCATTCCCGAAGCGCCGCGCCCGCAAGTGGGCTCGCAGCGCGTCCTTCACGGGTCCAGCTGGATCATGGCGGTGGAGTTCACCGAAGAGGGTCCGCGCTCGCGCGGCCTGTTAAGCTATTCCCAGTCCACCGACCCGACCTCGCCGCATTATGGCGACCAGACGCGTCTGTATTCGGACAAGGGGTGGGACGAGCTCTACTTTGATGAGGCCGCGGCGCGGGCCAACGCCGTATCGGCGCGCACTCTGCGCGAATAG
- a CDS encoding YqgE/AlgH family protein yields MSRPLPHTAAGYLGGRLLIASPLIGDPRFDRAVVFMCAHGEDSAMGLIINRPMTGLRLRDLLDQLDVTGAETAADCPVHDGGPVDRDRGFVLHTLDVTCGPATLPVGAGLGLTATREILDALASGAAPRQALMVLGYSGWEAGQLEDEIAANAWLVCEADEALVFGADDEVKWAQALSTLGVTPEYLTGASGHA; encoded by the coding sequence ATGAGCAGACCGCTGCCCCATACCGCCGCCGGTTATCTCGGCGGACGCCTGCTGATCGCCAGCCCGCTGATCGGCGACCCGCGCTTTGACCGCGCCGTGGTGTTCATGTGCGCCCATGGCGAGGACAGCGCGATGGGGCTGATCATCAACCGCCCCATGACCGGGCTGCGCCTGCGCGACCTTCTGGACCAGCTGGACGTGACCGGCGCGGAAACCGCAGCGGACTGCCCGGTGCATGATGGCGGTCCGGTGGACCGCGACCGGGGTTTTGTCCTCCATACGCTCGATGTTACTTGCGGTCCGGCCACGCTGCCGGTCGGGGCAGGGCTGGGCCTCACGGCGACTCGCGAGATTCTGGACGCGCTGGCCTCGGGCGCCGCCCCGCGCCAGGCGTTGATGGTGCTGGGGTATTCCGGCTGGGAGGCGGGCCAGCTGGAGGATGAGATCGCGGCCAATGCCTGGCTGGTCTGCGAAGCCGACGAGGCGCTGGTCTTCGGCGCCGATGACGAGGTGAAGTGGGCCCAGGCCCTGAGCACGCTGGGCGTGACGCCGGAATACCTGACCGGCGCGTCAGGGCATGCCTAG
- a CDS encoding lysophospholipase, which yields MLAVNLAARLTPQRFRAEAGRRFVTPRVRRQSDTGRDFLQQLERADFDGPLGRQRAWTGGEGPLVFFQHGWEADSADLATLAEAVMARGARVCLIDGPAHGESEGSTATLLDFAAGLAAAARAFGQPDAVAAHSMGLPASVIAMRRHGLAPRRVAGIAGPDSLPANVRFQGGHMGMSETAVRRLLEAVSFRLGEPAEGLSIVREAHALTAQALILHGRGDVITPPEAGERIAAAWPGSELVMFDGLGHRAVLRHPDVVARVSGFLAPD from the coding sequence ATGCTGGCGGTGAATCTGGCGGCGCGCCTGACCCCGCAGCGCTTTCGCGCCGAGGCGGGCCGGCGTTTCGTCACGCCGCGCGTGCGCCGGCAGTCCGATACCGGACGCGACTTTCTGCAGCAGCTGGAGCGCGCCGATTTCGACGGCCCCCTCGGGCGCCAGCGCGCCTGGACGGGCGGGGAGGGGCCGCTGGTTTTCTTCCAGCATGGCTGGGAGGCAGACAGCGCCGATCTGGCCACACTGGCCGAAGCGGTGATGGCGCGCGGGGCGCGGGTATGCCTGATCGACGGTCCGGCCCATGGCGAGAGCGAGGGATCGACGGCGACTTTGCTGGATTTCGCCGCGGGGCTCGCCGCCGCCGCGCGCGCTTTTGGTCAGCCGGACGCGGTCGCGGCCCACTCCATGGGCTTGCCGGCCAGTGTCATCGCCATGCGCCGTCATGGGCTGGCGCCGCGGCGCGTAGCAGGGATCGCTGGGCCGGACTCGCTTCCCGCCAATGTCCGCTTCCAGGGCGGCCATATGGGCATGAGCGAGACGGCAGTCCGGCGCCTGCTGGAGGCCGTCAGCTTCCGCCTGGGTGAACCGGCGGAGGGGCTGAGCATTGTGCGCGAGGCGCATGCCCTGACCGCGCAGGCGCTGATTTTGCACGGGCGCGGGGATGTCATCACCCCGCCAGAAGCCGGCGAACGCATCGCCGCCGCCTGGCCGGGCTCTGAGCTGGTGATGTTTGATGGTCTGGGTCACCGCGCGGTGCTGCGCCACCCGGACGTGGTGGCGCGCGTCAGCGGCTTTCTCGCGCCTGATTGA
- a CDS encoding MATE family efflux transporter — MAATRAARDLTQGPVFGHVLRMVIPMSFGIVAMMLVGVVDAYWVGRLGTAQQAAVQFVFPVSMLVMSIAIGLGAGAVSVVARAAGRGDHGRTRRVATDAVTLSLIVVVIVAALGVATIDPVFRALGATEAMMPYVREYMVIWFAGIVFMVGPMVAGNLLRALGDAIIPSLIMVFAAIINMILDPILIFGWGPIPRMEVQGAAWATLISNLVVFILAMGIIIWREKLIDFSFPGWSELMWNWREIARVGVPAAGSNMIGPLANTAVFAAVAGFGEPAVAGLGVGMRVEALAIIPLFALSGSIGPITGQNGGAGRTDRVREAFVKSFLFSLGWGLLIAIVLAALSGVLAPVFLPGEEGQDMARAYWLIAPFAVAGYGVAMAAAAGFNGLGRPLMGVAVNLFRGVALVAPLAWLGAMLGGATGVIWGVFAANMIAGVVIAAVVLRLCPLTAVDARVRRPDPPATAPDGAPGAPPAPLSRPAPDAGKL, encoded by the coding sequence ATGGCCGCCACCCGCGCCGCGCGCGACCTGACCCAGGGTCCGGTCTTCGGCCATGTCCTGCGCATGGTGATCCCGATGTCGTTCGGGATTGTGGCCATGATGCTGGTCGGCGTGGTGGACGCCTACTGGGTCGGGCGGCTGGGCACGGCGCAGCAGGCGGCTGTGCAGTTCGTGTTCCCCGTTTCCATGCTGGTCATGAGCATCGCCATCGGGCTCGGCGCCGGCGCGGTGTCCGTGGTGGCGCGCGCCGCCGGGCGCGGCGATCACGGCCGGACCCGCCGCGTGGCGACCGATGCTGTCACCCTGTCGCTGATCGTCGTCGTCATCGTCGCCGCGCTGGGCGTCGCGACGATTGATCCGGTGTTCCGTGCGCTGGGCGCCACGGAGGCGATGATGCCTTACGTGCGCGAATACATGGTCATCTGGTTTGCCGGCATCGTGTTCATGGTCGGGCCCATGGTGGCGGGCAATCTGTTGCGCGCGCTGGGCGATGCCATCATTCCCAGCCTGATCATGGTCTTCGCCGCCATCATCAACATGATCTTGGACCCGATCCTGATCTTCGGCTGGGGACCCATTCCGCGCATGGAAGTGCAAGGCGCGGCCTGGGCCACTCTGATCTCCAACCTGGTGGTGTTCATCCTGGCCATGGGGATCATCATCTGGCGTGAAAAGCTGATCGACTTCTCCTTCCCGGGCTGGAGCGAGCTGATGTGGAACTGGCGCGAGATCGCCCGGGTGGGCGTCCCGGCGGCTGGCTCCAACATGATCGGCCCGTTGGCTAACACCGCCGTGTTCGCTGCCGTGGCGGGATTTGGCGAGCCGGCTGTGGCGGGTCTGGGCGTGGGCATGCGGGTGGAGGCGTTGGCGATCATTCCGTTGTTTGCGCTGTCGGGTAGTATCGGGCCGATCACCGGACAGAATGGCGGCGCGGGACGCACGGACCGGGTGCGTGAGGCGTTCGTCAAATCCTTCCTGTTCAGTCTGGGCTGGGGCCTCCTCATCGCCATTGTCCTCGCGGCGCTGAGCGGGGTGCTTGCGCCCGTCTTCCTGCCTGGCGAGGAGGGTCAGGACATGGCGCGCGCCTACTGGCTGATCGCGCCCTTCGCGGTGGCCGGATATGGCGTGGCGATGGCGGCGGCGGCGGGGTTCAATGGGCTCGGCCGTCCGCTGATGGGGGTGGCGGTCAATCTGTTCCGCGGTGTTGCGCTGGTGGCGCCGCTGGCCTGGCTGGGCGCGATGCTGGGCGGCGCCACGGGCGTCATCTGGGGCGTGTTCGCCGCCAATATGATCGCCGGTGTGGTGATCGCCGCCGTCGTACTGCGCCTGTGTCCGCTGACGGCTGTGGATGCCCGCGTCCGCCGGCCGGACCCGCCGGCTACGGCGCCGGACGGCGCACCAGGCGCGCCGCCAGCTCCGCTTTCTCGCCCAGCCCCGGATGCGGGTAAGCTGTGA